The stretch of DNA GTGTTCTCGAAGTATCCGTAGTGCGTGGGGTACTGCATGGAGGTGAAGAGGACGCGGTCCAGGCGGACGCGGCCGGTCTCGTGGTCAACTTCGTACTTGACGCGTGATCCCTTGGGGATCTCGATGGTCACGTCATGCTTCATGGAATGCTCCTCGGCAATTGCAGGGGGTTCGCGGCACACTTGACGGCCCTTTAAAGGGAGTGTCCGTGCCGCCGACTATTATTGAGGATATAGCGAGAGGCCCTGGAATCAGGAACTTGTGGGGAAATTTCAGGACTTGAGGATCAGCACCAGCATGACCAAACCAACTGCCGCGGAACCATGGCTCGACCGTGTCCGCCATGGTCTCCGGGGCACCGTCCCGGCCCTGAAACGCTTCTGGCCTTCGGTTTTGCCGGCGGTACTCCTGGTGGTCCTCATCGTCCCCGGGGCCCTGCTGGTTGCCCCGGGTTTCCTGGGGCCGGAGGCGCCTGCACCCGCTCCGCCGGCGCCGGAATGGCAGCAGCCTCCCGCCACATTGTCACCAGCGCGGGGACTTGCCCCGCTGGATGATTCGGCGGACGTCCCGCTCGCGTCCAGCGTCACTGCCCAGGTGGAGCCCCTGTTGAAGGCCGACGGCGGCGGGAGCTTTACGGGGCTGGTGCAGGATGCGCTGACCGGGCAGGTCCTTTTTGACCGCGGCGGTTCCGAGAGCCGGGTCCCGGCATCCAACCTGAAGCTGCTGACCGCGGTGGCGGCCCTCCGCTCCCTCGGCCCGGAGCGCCGGTTCACCACCTCCGTGGTGCAAGGTCCGGAAGCCGGGCAGGTGGTGCTGGTGGGCGGCGGCGACGTCCTGCTCGGTGCGGGGGAGTCGAACGGGGACCTGGTGATGGGCCACGCCGGCCTGGCGACGCTGGCTGCCCGGACGGTGGAAGCGCTGAAAGCAGCCGGCACCAACGGGGAGCTCAGAGTGCTGGTGGACGATTCCCTCTTCACCGGCCCTGCCCTGAACCCGGCCTGGGAGAGCGGGGATGTGGCTGCGGGGGAAGTGGCGCCCGTGTACCCCTTGGCCATGAACTCGGCCCGCTACGATCCCGCCGTCACCACCGGCCCGCGCCCGCAGGACTCTGCGGTGACGGTGGCGGAGGAATTTGCGGCCCGGCTGCGGACGGCAGGCGCGGCCGCGGGACTGGCCGTGGCAGCCGCCGTCGAACATTCCCCCCTTGCTGTCCAGTCAGGCGGCGGGGAGCCGGCGGTCCTGGCGGAAGCGGAGTCGGCCACGATGGCCGAGCAGGTGGACCTGATGCTGCAGGCCTCGGACAACTACCTGGCGGAAGTGTTGGGACGGATGGCCTCGGTAGCGGCGGGCGGACCGGGCAGCAACGACGGCGCCACGACCGCTGTCCGCGCGCAGCTCGCAGACGCCGGAATTTCCGTCGAAGGCATCAAACTGGTGGACGTGTGCGGGCTGGCCATGGGCAACCAGGTCTCAGCCCGCCATTTCTCCGAAGTGGTGCGAACCATTGCAGCCGGCGCGGACAGCCGGCTCCGCGCCGCGCTGAACGGTTTCCCGGTGGCCGGCCTCACCGGCACCCTGGACACCCGTTACGGCGAAGATTCAACGGCCCGGGGTGCAGGCCTGGTCCGGGCCAAGACCGGAACTTTGAACACGGTGTTGGCGCTCAGCGGTTACGTGGTGGACGCTGACGGCCGCCTCCTGGTCTTCTCCTTCATCGGCAACGGGCTCACGCCGGGCGCCGCCGGCAACAAGGTGGCTTTGGACCGGGCCGCAACGGCGCTCGCGGCCTGCGGCTGCCGGTAGCGGTGCTGCTTGCAAAACCCGCCGCTAGGACTCCCGGCGTGCCGGCTCAGTCGCCTGCAGCTTGGATGCGGCGGTACTAACGGATTGAACGCCTGACGGCTGCGTTGCAGGTTCGGCCGCAACAGCGGCGGTAGCAGTGGTGCCCAACAGGGCAGCCATCACGACGGCGGCCAGCACCGACTTCCAGCCCTTCCGGGGACCGACGGTGAGGGGAGCAACGGGACGGTACGGGATCATGGAGTTCTCCTTCGGTGGTTGGGCTCTTGGTTACTACCGTGCCGGACCGACTTAGCGATCGGCTTTCGCGATCCTGTGAGCCGGCTGTGCAACAGGTCAGGCCCGGGGCAGCAGGGGCGGCTGGTTCGCCGGTCAGCGAACTTAAGGACTATCCACAGCCTGCTGTGTTCTGATGGGACCTATGGAGTCCACTGCAGGTGAGTCGTCAGCACAAACGTTGTCCAGCCAGGCCTCGTCCCTGATCAACTGGGACCTTGCCGCCTCCACGGCGGCGCGGCTGGCTCCGGCGGGCCCGGTCTTGAACCCGGCCGCAATCGGCGACGCCGTGGAGAGCCTGCGCAGGCTCGCCGACGCCTCGGTGGAGCACGTCCATGAGATCACGGGGCTGGAAGCGGCCCGGAATCTACGGGATTCGACCGTGCTGGTAGTGGACCGCGCCTCGTGGGCCAAAGCCAACACCCAAAGCTTCGCCGTGATGCTGAAGCCCGCCATGGAAAAGATGCTCGAAAGCCGGCGCGGTTCATTGAGTCCGGCCGCGGCCAGTGTCAGCGGCGCCATCACCGGCAGCCAGTTGGGCGCTGTCCTGGCCTTCCTGTCCAGCAAGGTCCTTGGCCAGTACGATCCGTTCGCGGCGCTCGCCGAAGGTTCCACGGCGCCGTCGGGCGGACGCCTGCTCCTGGTTGCCCCCAACATTGTCGCTGTCGAACAGGAACTGAACGTCACTCCTGAGGATTTCCGGCTCTGGGTCTGCCTGCACGAGCAGACCCACCGGGTCCAGTTTGCCGCGGCGCCCTGGCTGCGGCACCACATGCTGGAGCAGATTGACGAACTCAGCGGGCACCTGTTGGGCAATGTCGATTCGCTGATGGAGCGTGCCACGGCCGCCGCCCGTTCGCTGAAGGACCGCTCGGCCAATGGCAACACGCCCGGCCGCGGAGCCATCCTCGACCTGCTGCAGGATCCCGAGGAGAAAGCCGCCATCTCGCACCTCACCGCCGTGATGAGCCTCCTCGAAGGCCATGCGAACGTGGTGATGGACGCCGTGGACGCCAGCATCGTGCCGTCGGTGAAGACCATCCGGCAGCGCTTCAACGACCGCGGCAAGGACCGCGGCGTCATCGAGAAGTTCATCCGCAGCCTCCTGGGCCTGGACGCCAAGATGCGCCAGTACTCCGACGGCGCGCGCTTCGTCCGTGCCGTGGTGGACGTGGCGGGAATGGAAGGCTTCAACCGGGTGTGGGAGTCGGCGGACCACCTGCCCACCGAGCCAGAAATCCACGATGCCAAGCTGTGGATTGAGCGGATGGGACTCTGATTAACACCGTTCCCCAACCCAGCGAACCAGCCCAGCGCAGTGACCCGGCCCAGCGCATCCAGCCAGCCCAGCGCAGCGGACGACGACGGCCCGGCCGGCTGGCGCCCGTCGTTGGCACTGCCCGCAAGATGCTCCAGGACGTGCTGGCCCAGGCCGGCTACCCCCGGCACCTCCTGATCGCCTGCAGCGGGGGGCCGGACTCCCTCGCCCTGGCAGCAGTGGCCGCCTACTTCGCCCGCCGCGGCCACGTCGATGGCCACCCGGTGACGGTGGGCGCCGTGGTGGTGGACCACCAACTGCAGGAAGGGTCCGCCCAGGTTGCGGCCACGACAGCCCGGGTACTGCAGGAACTGGGCCTTGCCCCCGTGGAAATCCGGACGGTGACAGTGGCCACTGCCGGCACAGGCCCCGAAGCCGCGGCCCGGGGAGCCCGGCATGCAGCCCTTGTAGCAGCCGCCGAAAACCAGGGCGCCGACGCCATCCTGCTGGGCCACACCCTGGACGACCAGGCTGAGCAGGTGCTCCTGGGCCTGGCCCGGGGGTCGGGAACCCGGTCGCTCGCCGGGATGAGGCCTGCCCGCGGCAAGCTGCTGCGGCCCTTCCTCGGACTCCGCCGGGCGGACACGGAGGAGATCTGCGACCTCGAGGAGCTGGACCCGTGGCACGATCCCAGCAACGCGGATCCGGCCTTCGCCCGTTCGCGCACCCGCGTGGAAGTCCTGCCGCACCTTGAGGAAAAGCTGGGGCCCGGCGTCGCGGAATCCCTCGCCCGGACAGCCTCCATCCTGCAGCTCGACGCCGACTACCTGGAGGAAGTGGCGGAAACCACCTTTACATCGCTCGTGGAGCGGAATGGCCGCGAACTGGCCCTTCCCGAGGACGCGTTGCGCGGCTTGGCCCCCGCCATCAGGTTCCGCGTGATCGCGAAGGCAGCGGCCGACGTCGGCGGGCAGCAGCCTGGCTACCAGCGCCTTTTGGCGGCGGAAGCGCTGCTGCGGCGGCAGGGTTCCGCCGGCCCGGTGGAACTGCCTGGAGGCGTGAGCGTCTACAGGTTGTCCCTCGCGCAGCTGGAAGGCCTTCCAGCGGTGAACAGTGCGCAGGGACCTGCTCAGCCCGCACCCGTTCACCGCGGAGGCGCACGCTGTGGGAAGCTAGTATTCCGGCCTCAAAAACCGCCCGCAAAATAGTCGCACCCCCGCATCTACACAGGAGCCATTGGTGGATTCAAACGACGTCCAGGCAGACCTCAAGCACGTTCTCTACAGCAGGGAGCAGATCCAGCAGCGCATCACCGAGCTCGCTGCTCAGATCGACAAGGACTACGAGGGCCGCGAGATCCTCATTGTGGGCGTCCTCAAGGGTGCCGTGATGGTGATGGCTGACCTGGCCCGCGCCCTGCACAGCCACATCTCCATGGACTGGATGGCAGTTTCCTCCTACGGCTCCGGCACCCAGTCCTCGGGAGTAGTCCGCATCCTGAAGGACCTGGACACGGATCTGATGGGCAAGGACGTGCTGATCGTGGAGGACATCATCGATTCCGGCCTCACCCTCTCCTGGCTGAAGACCAACCTGGAATCCCGCGGCACCGCCTCCGTGGAGATCTGCACCGCCTTCCGCAAGCCGACGGCCGCCAAGGTGGAGATCGACGTCAAGTACGTGGGTTACGACATCCCCAACGAATTCGTAGTGGGCTACGGCCTGGACTACGCCGAGAAGTACCGCAACCTGGACTTCGTCGGCACCCTCGCGCCGCACGTCTACGAGTAGGCCGCGCCGCTCGAACTTGGGTAACAACATTGGCATCAAGGACGTGGCCCTGGCCGCTGGAGTGTCCGTCACCACGGTCTCCCATGTCCTGAACGATGTTGCCTACGCGCGCGTCAGCGCAGAAACGCGGAACAAGGTCCGGTCTGCGGCGGAGCCACGTCCGCGTCGGCTTCATCAACAACATCGCGGACGCGCCTTTCAACCTTGAACGGCTGCGCGGCTTCCGGGAGACGCTCGCCGGCGCAGGGCTCGACGGCGACGGTGCGCCTGTGCAGGCAGCCTCCTCCGACGCGCAGGGCGGCTACGAGGCCGCGCCGCATCCTGGAAGGCGACAACCCGCCGTCGGCCCCTGTTCTGCTACAACGACCGCATGGATGGGCGCCTACCGCGCAGCCGCTGAGCTGGGCCTGTCCATCCCGGCGGACCTGTCCGTGGTGGGCTTCGATGACCAGGAGCTGATCGCCGCCAACCTGCACCCCGGGCTTTCCACCGTTGCCCTGCCGCACTATGAAATGGGCGCCTGCGCCGCGGAACGCCTGATTGACACGGTGGAGGGAACGCCGTTGCCCGGTGCTTCTGCCCCGGAACCGGTACTCCTTAACTGCCCGCTGGTGGCCCGTGCCTCCGTGGCCGGGCCCCGGGTTTAGCTGTAATGGCGGCGCCGGCACGGGTGGCGGCGGCCACTACGCCCAGAGGGAACTTTTGCCCCACACCATGCGTGATCTACTCCGGACGGTGTATAGCTAGAAGCTGACGCAGCACCATCACGCGCGCAGACTACTCGCCGTGAAGCACTACCAGGAGGGACGGGGCCAGCCCCGAACAGATGAAAGCTAAGAACTTCTTCAAGGGCCCGGGCATCTGGATCGTCGTTGTGATCGTGATGCTCCTCGTGGCCTTTGCAACGCTCGCTCCCGGCGGTGCAGCCCGGATCGACACTGATAAGGGCCTTGAACTGCTCGCCGGCAACAAGGTGGAGCAGGCAAAGATCTTCGACGGCGAAAACCGCGTGGACCTGGTGCTGAAGGACAATCTCCAGGTGGACGGGCAGGACAAGGGGAAGAGTGTCCAGTTCTTCTTTGTGGACGCCCGCGCCCAGGACGTGGTCAAGGCAGTCACCGACTCCAAGCCGGCCGAGGGCTACACGGACCAGCCGATCGAAAGCAACTGGTTCTCCGGCCTGCTCTCGCTGCTGATTCCGGTCATCCTGCTCGGTGCCCTGTTCTGGTTCCTGATGACCCGGATGCAGGGCGGCGGTTCCAAGATCATGCAGTTCGGCAAGTCCAAGGCCAAGATGGTCAGCAAGGACATGCCGCAGGTGACGTTCGCTGACGTGGCAGGCTCTGATGAGGCTGTGGAGGAACTGCAGGAAATCAAGGAATTCCTGCAGGAACCGGCCAAGTTTCAGGCTGTCGGGGCCAAGATTCCCAAGGGCGTGCTGCTCTACGGCCCTCCGGGTACCGGTAAGACCCTCCTGGCCCGCGCTGTTGCGGGCGAGGCCGGCGTCCCCTTCTTCTCCATTTCCGGCTCGGACTTCGTGGAAATGTTCGTCGGTGTGGGCGCCTCCCGCGTCCGCGACCTCTTCGAACAGGCCAAGACCAACTCTCCCGCCATCATCTTCGTGGACGAGATCGACGCCGTCGGACGCCACCGCGGTGCGGGCATCGGCGGCGGCAACGACGAACGCGAGCAGACCCTTAACCAGCTGCTGGTGGAAATGGACGGCTTCGACGTCAAGACCAACGTCATCCTCATCGCCGCCACCAACCGGCCGGACGTGCTGGACCCCGCGCTGCTGCGCCCCGGCCGCTTCGACCGCCAGATCGGTGTGGAAGCGCCGGACATGATCGGCCGCGACCAGATCCTGCAGGTACACGCAAAGGGCAAGCCCATGGCACCTTCCGTGGACCTCAAGGCCGTTGCCAAGAAGACGCCCGGCTACACCGGTGCAGACCTGGCCAACGTCCTGAACGAGGCGGCACTGCTCACCGCCCGCTCCAACGCCAACCTGATTGATGACCGCGCACTGGACGAGGCCATCGACCGCGTCATGGCCGGCCCGCAGAAGCGCAGCCGCGTCATGAAGGAGCACGAGCGCAAGATCACCGCGTACCACGAAGGCGGCCACGCACTGGTGGCGGCCGCGCTGCGGAACTCCGCACCGGTCACCAAGATCACCATCCTTCCCCGAGGACGCGCCCTCGGATACACCATGGTGGTTCCGGACAACGACAAGTACTCCGTGACCCGCAACGAGCTCCTGGACCAGATGGCCTACGCCATGGGCGGCCGCGTGGCGGAGGAAATCGTCTTCCACGATCCCTCCACCGGCGCCTCCAATGACATCGAGAAGGCCACCGGCACCGCCCGCAAGATGGTCACCGAGTACGGCATGAGCGAACGCGTCGGCGCCGTCCGGCTCGGCCAGGGCGGCGGTGAGCCCTTCCTGGGCCGCGATGCCGGGCACGAGCGCAACTACTCGGACCAGATCGCCTACGTGGTGGACGAGGAAGTGCGCCGGCTGATCGACCAGGCCCATGACGAGGCGTACGCCATCCTCGTCGAGAACCGGGACGTCCTGGACCGGCTGGCCCTCGAACTGCTGGAACGTGAAACGCTGAACCAGGCCGAGATCGCTGACATCTTCCGTGACATCCGCAAGCGCGATTTCCGTGAGGTGTGGTTGTCCAAGGAGACCCGCCCGGTGCAGAAGGCCGGGCCGGTGGAATCCCGCCGGGAGCAGGCTGAGCGTGAAGCCCAGGAAGAGGCCAAGAAAGCGCGCCTGGACGAGCCGCTGGACGCCCAGCCGCCGCATCCGCAGGGTGTTCCGGAAGACGCTCAGTTCCAGGGAGGCATCCCCGACTCGGGGCCTGACGCCCTTCGCGGCTAAGCTTTCTTACGTGAACCACTTCGACGACGACGACGTTCCCGCCTCCGCCGGATATCCGGCGGAGGGCGGCGCCCACCATTCAAAGCACCATAAAGTGGACCGGCCCCGGATCGAGGCAGCCGTCCGCGAGATTCTCCTGGCCATTGGAGAAGACCCGGACCGCGGCGGCCTCGTGGACACCCCCAAGCGGGTGGCCAAGGCCTACGCCGAGGTGTTTGCCGGGCTGCACCACGACCCCGCCGACGTCCTGTCCACCACCTTCGACCTCGACCATGAGGAACTGGTCCTGGTCAAGGACATCCCCTTCTACTCCACCTGCGAACACCACCTGGTGCCGTTCCACGGGGTGGCCCACGTGGGCTACATTCCCTCGCACGACGGAAAGGTGACCGGGCTGAGCAAGCTGGCCCGGCTCGTGGATATCTACGCCCGGCGTCCGCAGGTGCAGGAGCGCCTCACCACGGAGATCGTCGAAGCGATGGTCCGCCACCTCAAGCCCCGCGGCGCCATCGTCGTTGTTGAATGCGAACACATGTGCATGTCCATGCGCGGTATCCGCAAGCCCGGAGCGAAGACCGTCACCAGTGCGGTCCGCGGGCAGCTTCATGACCCGGCCACCCGTGCCGAAGCCATGAGCCTCATCCTCGGAAGGTAATCGACACACCATGGATTCACTCGCTGCAGCGCCGGGAACCGGCCCCGCAACCTCGCCACTGCCCGTCCTGCGCAAACCGCGCCCGGCAGCCCGCTTCGAAGACCTGCCCACCGACCGCACACTGGTCATGGGAATCGTCAACGTCACGCCCGATTCCTTCAGCGACGGCGGCCAGCACGCCACAGCGGACTCAGCCATCGCCGCCGGGCTGCGCATGTTCTACGCGGGAGCGGACATCATCGACGTCGGAGGCGAATCCACCCGCCCCGGCGCAGAAGACGTCAGCCCGGACGAGGAACAGCGGCGCGTGATCCCCGTGATCGAAGCATTGGTGAAGGCCGGCGCCCTGGTCAGCATCGACACCATCCACACCGCCACCGCCGCCGCCGCGCTGAACGCCGGCGCGGCCATCATCAACGACGTCTCCGGGCTCACCATGGAACCGGAAATGGCCGACCTCGCAGCGTCTTCCAAGGCCCCGTACATCCTCACCCACCGCCGCGGCGATGCGCGCACCATGAACTCCCTCGCGGAGTACAAGGACGTTGCCGGCGAAGTGGTTGCCGAGCTGGCCGGAGTGCGGGACAAGCTTTACGCCGCCGGCGTCAGCCCGGAGCGGATCATCATTGACCCGGGCCTGGGGTTCGCCAAGAACGACGCCCAGAACTGGGAGCTCCTGCAGAACCTGGACCAGCTGGACAGCCTGGGCCACAAGGTCCTGGTGGGCGCCTCCCGCAAGAGATTCCTCGGCACCCTCCTGACCGTTGCCGGGAAGACAGCCGCCCCCCAGGAACGCGATGACGCCACCGCGGCCATCACCGCCATCAGCGCCTACCGGGGCGCCTGGGCAGTCCGCGTGCACGACGTCGGCCCCAGCCTGGACGCCGTGAAAGTTGCCGCGCGCATGGCCGCCCCCAGAACCAGCCAGTAGGCCCAGCCATGGACAGGATTACGCTGACCGGTGTCACCGCCGTCGGCCATCACGGCGTCTTTGATTTTGAACGCCGCGAAGGCCAGCCCTTTGTTGTGGACGCGGTGCTGTACCTCGACTTTGCCCGGGCGGCGGAATCGGACGACGTCCGGGACACCGCGCACTACGGCGAGGTTGCACAGCGTATTACTGAATGGATTTCCGGTGAACCGCTGAACCTGATCGAGGCGCTGGCTGTACGGATCGCGGACAGCCTGCTCAGCGAATTCCGGCTCCAGGCCGTGGACGTCACCGTGCACAAGCCGCAGGCCCCCATCGAGGTGCCTTTCGGCGACGTGGCGGTCAGTGTGCACCGGGCCAGGAATGACGGGCGCAGGGCCAACGGGGATCAGGCCAACGGGGAGAGACCAGCGCAGGGGGAAGCCGCATGAACTCCGGGTATTCCAAGGCGGTGCTGGCCCTGGGCAGCAACCTTGGCGAGCGCAACGAGACACTGACCGAGGCCGTTGCGGACCTCGTGGATCCGCCCGAGATCCGCCTGCTCGCCGTTTCACCCGTTGTGCAGACCAAAGCTGTGGGTGGTCCGCCCGGCCAGCCGGACTTCCTGAACATGGTGATCACCATCGAAACCAGCCTCAGCCCGCAGGAACTGCTGGAACACTGCCAGTCGGTGGAAAACAAGCACCACCGCGTGCGGGAGGTGCGCTGGGGGCCGCGAACGCTCGACGTCGACATCATCACTTATGGCGACCTGCGCAGCGATGACCCTGTCCTCACCCTGCCGCATCCCCGTGCGGCCACCCGCGCCTTCGTCCTGTACCCCTGGTCGTTGATCGAGCCCGCTGCCACGCTGAACGGCGAACGCATCAGTACCCTTGCCACCCGCGCAGATGACTTCGGCGACCTTGCCCTGTTCGACGGCTTCGGCGACTTCGACGGCCTGCCCACCGCAGGAGCTGTGGAGGAGCGATGAAACCCCTCAACCCGTTGCGCCTGATGCTGATCGGCGTCATTCTGGCCGTAGCGGGCTGGTCCGCGACGGTGGTGACCGGCCGCTACGGCATGGGAACCCCCGTCCTGCCGGCCACCGCGCTGGCCACCATGGGCGTGATTGTGGCCATCACCCTGATCCTTGGCATCAGGATCCTGCGGTGGCGCAACAGCAACAAACCCAACAGCAACAAGAAAAAAACCCTGCTCGATCCGCTCCTGGCGGCCCGGACGCTGGTGCTCGCGCAGGCTTGCGCCTACGCGGGAACAGTCCTGCTGGGCTGGCATGTGGGGATTTTCCTGGACCAGCTGCGGATCTGGAGCCTGCGCAGCAACCAGGGCATTACCTGGCTGGCGCTGGCGATGGCGGGCGGCGGACTGGTGATGATCGTGGTGGGCCTGCTGGTGGAGCGGTTTTGCCGGATTCCGCCGGAGGACGGCGACGCGGACAGTGCAGACGGGAAGCCGGGCCGCCAGGTACGCGGCGAAGCCGCGGGGGAAGGCGAATATGCATACCGAGGCGATTGACCCGCCGGGAATCGCCTGGCACCGGGTGTCACCCAAATATGTCACAGTCCGGCTGGTGGAGTGGGCGCTGGCGAACCTCGTCACGGTGCTCCTGTTGTCCCTGCCCCTGGTGCTTGTCCTCCTGGATGCGTGGGCCTGGCCGCCGCTGTGGCTTGCAGTCACCGTGCCGTCGGCCGGGCTGGTGCTGGCCCTGTGGCGGCTGGTGTTGATTCCGCGGCAGGTCCGTGCCATCGGGTACGCCGAACGGGACGAGGACCTGCTGATCAGGACGGGCATCTTTTTCCAACGCACCATGGCCGTCCCTTACGGCCGCATGCAATACGTGGATATCGGCGTGGGCCCGGTGGAGCGCGGACTGGGCCTCTGCACCCTGAAACTCCACACCGCCTCACCGGGGACCCGCGCGCACATCCCCGGGCTGCCCGCGGCGGAAGGCGCACGCCTTCGTGAGCAGCTTGCGGCCCGCGGCGAAGCCAGGCTGGCTGGACTGTGACCGCAGAGGGACCGCTCCCGGAGCCTGGCGCTCCGCGCACTGACCCTGCCCCCGAAAGCGCCGCTCCCGCCGGTGTTCCGGGCAGTGTCCCCGCTGGTGTTCCGGGCACTGCGGCCGACGGCGCTCCAGGCGTCCCCGCTCGTGTTCCGGGCCCTGCTAGCGTTGCGGGCACTGCGGCTGGCGGCGAACCAGCTACCGCAGCCGACGGCGAATGGCTGCGGGTGCACCCGGCGTCGCCTTTTGTGCGTGGCTGGGTGGCCCTGGCAGCGATCGGCTTCTTCTTTGGCCGGGACGTTTTCGAGCGCGCACTGCAGGGCCGGCCCCTCACGGGCGACGAGTTCGCCGGCCGGGCACCATGGCTGCTGGCGGCGGGCGGCATCATGCTGATCATCGCGGTGCTTGGTTTTATCCTCACCTGGTACTTCACCAAGTACCAGGTGTCCGGAGGCTACGTCCGGGTCAACACCGGCTTCATTTTCCGCCAGCAGCGCCAGGCGCGGCTGGACCGGGTTCAGGCCATCGACATTGTGCAGCCCCTGCTGGCCCGGATCTTCGGCCTGGCTGAACTCAAGTTTGAGGTGGCAGACGCGGGGGAGTCCGCTGTACGCCTGGCCTACCTCACCATGGACGAAGCACGCCAACTCCGCGCCACCATCCTGGCCCGCGCGGCCGGTGTGGCCGTGGACCCGTCTTGCCCCGACGGGCCGGCACCCGAGGCGCCGGAATATCCGGTACTGGCGGTGCCGCCGTCGCGCCTTATCGGGTCCCTGCTGCTCAGCGAGCAAAGCGTTGTTGTGGTGCTCGGTGGTGCCGCATCCGTGGTTCTTTCCGCGGTCACCGAAAACCGGAGTTTCTACTTCTACCTGATTCCGGCTGCCCTGGGTCTGGCGGCCAGCTACTGGAACCTGTTCAACAAGGGCTACAACTTCACCGCAGCCATCTCTCCGGACGGCATCCGGCTGCGCTACGGGCTGCTGGACACCCAGGCGCAGACGCTTCCGCCGGGCCGGATCCAGGCCTTGAAAGTGGCCCAGCCTCCGTTATGGCGGGCGCTGGGCTGGTACCGCATCCAGGTCAATGTGGCCGGTTACGGCGGTATCGAGAACGCGGCGGAGGGTTCCGCGCGGACCACGCTCCTGCCCGTAGGCCGACTGGAGGACGTGATGGCGATCCTCGCACTGGTGCTTCCGGATCCAGGCACGCCTGATCCTGCGGTCGTCTTCGGCGCCGGGCTCCATGGCCTGGATTCCGACGGTGGCTTCATCACCACACCACGCAGCGCCCGCCTGCTGGCGCCGCTGGGATGGCGCCGGAACGGATTTGCCGCAACGGACACAGCTCTGCTGATCCGCTCCGGCCGCTGGTGGCGCGAGCTGATGATGGTGCCGCACCAGCGGACCCAGTCCATGGCACTGCACCAGGGCCCGCTGGCACGCCGCTTCGGAGTGGCCGACCTGGTGCTGCACACCACCGTGGGGCCTGTCTCCCCGCGGCTGCGGCAGGCCGGCGTCGAGCAGGCTCAGGCGCTTTTTGACGCCCAGTCCGCCCGCGCACGGCTTGCGCGGAAGCGGCAGACCACTGAGCAATGGCTGGCGCAAGTGGCACCACGCGAGCGCGTAGTTGAGTCTGAGCAGGTGGTTGAGCCTGGCCCTATGGTTGAGCCTGGCCGAGCGACTGAGCCTGGCC from Pseudarthrobacter siccitolerans encodes:
- the dacB gene encoding D-alanyl-D-alanine carboxypeptidase/D-alanyl-D-alanine endopeptidase; protein product: MTKPTAAEPWLDRVRHGLRGTVPALKRFWPSVLPAVLLVVLIVPGALLVAPGFLGPEAPAPAPPAPEWQQPPATLSPARGLAPLDDSADVPLASSVTAQVEPLLKADGGGSFTGLVQDALTGQVLFDRGGSESRVPASNLKLLTAVAALRSLGPERRFTTSVVQGPEAGQVVLVGGGDVLLGAGESNGDLVMGHAGLATLAARTVEALKAAGTNGELRVLVDDSLFTGPALNPAWESGDVAAGEVAPVYPLAMNSARYDPAVTTGPRPQDSAVTVAEEFAARLRTAGAAAGLAVAAAVEHSPLAVQSGGGEPAVLAEAESATMAEQVDLMLQASDNYLAEVLGRMASVAAGGPGSNDGATTAVRAQLADAGISVEGIKLVDVCGLAMGNQVSARHFSEVVRTIAAGADSRLRAALNGFPVAGLTGTLDTRYGEDSTARGAGLVRAKTGTLNTVLALSGYVVDADGRLLVFSFIGNGLTPGAAGNKVALDRAATALAACGCR
- a CDS encoding zinc-dependent metalloprotease; its protein translation is MESTAGESSAQTLSSQASSLINWDLAASTAARLAPAGPVLNPAAIGDAVESLRRLADASVEHVHEITGLEAARNLRDSTVLVVDRASWAKANTQSFAVMLKPAMEKMLESRRGSLSPAAASVSGAITGSQLGAVLAFLSSKVLGQYDPFAALAEGSTAPSGGRLLLVAPNIVAVEQELNVTPEDFRLWVCLHEQTHRVQFAAAPWLRHHMLEQIDELSGHLLGNVDSLMERATAAARSLKDRSANGNTPGRGAILDLLQDPEEKAAISHLTAVMSLLEGHANVVMDAVDASIVPSVKTIRQRFNDRGKDRGVIEKFIRSLLGLDAKMRQYSDGARFVRAVVDVAGMEGFNRVWESADHLPTEPEIHDAKLWIERMGL
- the tilS gene encoding tRNA lysidine(34) synthetase TilS, producing the protein MLQDVLAQAGYPRHLLIACSGGPDSLALAAVAAYFARRGHVDGHPVTVGAVVVDHQLQEGSAQVAATTARVLQELGLAPVEIRTVTVATAGTGPEAAARGARHAALVAAAENQGADAILLGHTLDDQAEQVLLGLARGSGTRSLAGMRPARGKLLRPFLGLRRADTEEICDLEELDPWHDPSNADPAFARSRTRVEVLPHLEEKLGPGVAESLARTASILQLDADYLEEVAETTFTSLVERNGRELALPEDALRGLAPAIRFRVIAKAAADVGGQQPGYQRLLAAEALLRRQGSAGPVELPGGVSVYRLSLAQLEGLPAVNSAQGPAQPAPVHRGGARCGKLVFRPQKPPAK
- the hpt gene encoding hypoxanthine phosphoribosyltransferase, producing MDSNDVQADLKHVLYSREQIQQRITELAAQIDKDYEGREILIVGVLKGAVMVMADLARALHSHISMDWMAVSSYGSGTQSSGVVRILKDLDTDLMGKDVLIVEDIIDSGLTLSWLKTNLESRGTASVEICTAFRKPTAAKVEIDVKYVGYDIPNEFVVGYGLDYAEKYRNLDFVGTLAPHVYE
- a CDS encoding LacI family DNA-binding transcriptional regulator — its product is MSVTTVSHVLNDVAYARVSAETRNKVRSAAEPRPRRLHQQHRGRAFQP
- a CDS encoding substrate-binding domain-containing protein, with translation MRRSHVRVGFINNIADAPFNLERLRGFRETLAGAGLDGDGAPVQAASSDAQGGYEAAPHPGRRQPAVGPCSATTTAWMGAYRAAAELGLSIPADLSVVGFDDQELIAANLHPGLSTVALPHYEMGACAAERLIDTVEGTPLPGASAPEPVLLNCPLVARASVAGPRV
- the ftsH gene encoding ATP-dependent zinc metalloprotease FtsH → MKAKNFFKGPGIWIVVVIVMLLVAFATLAPGGAARIDTDKGLELLAGNKVEQAKIFDGENRVDLVLKDNLQVDGQDKGKSVQFFFVDARAQDVVKAVTDSKPAEGYTDQPIESNWFSGLLSLLIPVILLGALFWFLMTRMQGGGSKIMQFGKSKAKMVSKDMPQVTFADVAGSDEAVEELQEIKEFLQEPAKFQAVGAKIPKGVLLYGPPGTGKTLLARAVAGEAGVPFFSISGSDFVEMFVGVGASRVRDLFEQAKTNSPAIIFVDEIDAVGRHRGAGIGGGNDEREQTLNQLLVEMDGFDVKTNVILIAATNRPDVLDPALLRPGRFDRQIGVEAPDMIGRDQILQVHAKGKPMAPSVDLKAVAKKTPGYTGADLANVLNEAALLTARSNANLIDDRALDEAIDRVMAGPQKRSRVMKEHERKITAYHEGGHALVAAALRNSAPVTKITILPRGRALGYTMVVPDNDKYSVTRNELLDQMAYAMGGRVAEEIVFHDPSTGASNDIEKATGTARKMVTEYGMSERVGAVRLGQGGGEPFLGRDAGHERNYSDQIAYVVDEEVRRLIDQAHDEAYAILVENRDVLDRLALELLERETLNQAEIADIFRDIRKRDFREVWLSKETRPVQKAGPVESRREQAEREAQEEAKKARLDEPLDAQPPHPQGVPEDAQFQGGIPDSGPDALRG